The following proteins come from a genomic window of Thiothrix winogradskyi:
- a CDS encoding rhodanese-like domain-containing protein — MRHWTPSELAAQLSAQSPLHILDVREEWEYDIAHFEPSTLIPLGQLVGKMAHLDKTHEWLVVCHHGIRSAHACYYLERNGFQVINLTGGIDRWAKEIDHDMSLY; from the coding sequence ATGCGCCACTGGACACCTAGCGAGTTGGCAGCGCAATTAAGTGCACAATCCCCATTGCATATACTGGATGTTAGGGAAGAATGGGAATACGATATTGCCCACTTTGAGCCTTCAACCCTGATTCCCTTAGGGCAATTAGTGGGGAAAATGGCACACTTGGATAAAACGCACGAGTGGCTGGTCGTGTGCCATCACGGTATCCGCAGCGCTCATGCGTGCTATTATCTGGAACGAAATGGCTTTCAAGTGATCAATCTAACTGGCGGGATTGACCGTTGGGCAAAAGAGATTGACCACGATATGTCACTCTATTAA